The genomic DNA CGGTGGCCATCTCCCCGGCGGTGACCTGCGACGGGTCCTTGCCGGCGGCCACGCACTTCACCACGATGTCGCGGTCGGTGATGATGCCCTTGAGCCGGTCGTCGCTCCCGCAGATGGGCAGCGCCCCCACCTTCAGCTCCCGCATCAGCTGCGCGGCCCGGTCGAGCGTCTCGTGTGCCTCTATGCACCGGGCACCCGAACTCATCAGGTCCCTGGCGGTGTCACCGTTCATATGTTC from Streptosporangium sp. NBC_01756 includes the following:
- a CDS encoding CBS domain-containing protein; the protein is MNGDTARDLMSSGARCIEAHETLDRAAQLMRELKVGALPICGSDDRLKGIITDRDIVVKCVAAGKDPSQVTAGEMATGLVWVPSNATVSEVLAKMEEHQIKRLPVIENNRIIGMISEADLARHLPDDQLADFVHRIYAGA